Proteins encoded in a region of the Neoarius graeffei isolate fNeoGra1 chromosome 3, fNeoGra1.pri, whole genome shotgun sequence genome:
- the smim18 gene encoding small integral membrane protein 18 — MTVSSSGAASVQQVFPFHDGWNIACFVILLIFIFTILSLATLAFLYELLNRSCFNKTETTHNERSTTDETV; from the coding sequence ATGACTGTGTCCAGTAGCGGTGCTGCTTCAGTGCAGCAGGTCTTCCCTTTCCATGATGGCTGGAATATTGCCTGCTTTGTAATCCTCCTCATTTTCATCTTCACTATACTCTCGCTCGCTACTCTGGCTTTCCTGTACGAGCTGCTCAACCGCAGCTGCTTCAACAAGACCGAGACCACACACAACGAACGCAGCACCACTGACGAAACCGTATAG